The Epinephelus lanceolatus isolate andai-2023 chromosome 12, ASM4190304v1, whole genome shotgun sequence genome segment CACGTTATATACAGTTACTTCAGTTCAAACACTCGTGTTTTGTTTCGCTGAAATTGTATCGATCttcttgtctctctgtctctaagaaagcaaatgtatttttcccaaaatgtggaACTGTTCCTTTCAGATGATAAATTGTGTGAAAAATAAGTTCTCATCAAAAATCTTTGCACACTTTGCCTGCATGCCGTCACCCTAAACAGTTGATTTTAACATCAGCATTGTGTGTGAAGTGTATCCAAGTAATTGTCGAGCAACGGATGTTTGCCTTGCATGTGTTTCTTTTCAAACctcatcattattttttttattttgctggctTCTCCTCTTTGGGCTTAGACTGGCTCTCGACCTGGATGAGAGTGCGTTTGCATTGTCACCTGGAACATGACACCTGctaattaatgtgtgtttatcttTCCGCAGTCATCCTCACATGCAGGAGGAGACCAGGAGCTGGTTTCACGCATGAAGAGCATGGAACTGGAGAACCAGACTCTGCACAAaggtgtgtgtctcagtgtttcaTAATGTCTCCCTAAGCATTTGCTCACCTATTACTCCGTATTCATACTTAATATTCCTATTGTCTTTACTTGTTAGTGGTGGCAGAGATGAGGGCAGCCCTGCTGAAGCTGGAGTCCAGAGTGGCTGTGCTGGAGAAGAACCCAGCAGCTGTCCCATGTGCTAAGGTAGATAATTAAGaaattagttttttgttttttctcatagACAGTACATTACTACTTGCTTACGTTTATTAAGCTATAAAACAGATGTCTGAAAGATGCAAGACAGCCTTGTCTCTCTGGAACAATTTGAAATTAAATCACCTACTTTGTGACATGTGTGAAGACTCAATTAGAAAACAGCTCATTGTTTCACAGTGGCAAATAACTTTCctgtcttttattgtttttgatcATAAATACCCtctttgatgttttgtttagctgttattgttatttttgttcTGTATAGGTGGATGTTGTCTCACCCCCTTTTGACTTCTTTCCTCCCCTGCCCATCCTGTATCTATCGATGCTTTATAGTTGTATGATGTTTTAATCGTTTGaacaaatgaaataaagaaagagaaaggctTACTGCCTTACTATCTTACTGTCACTGCACTGATTCTCCTGTCCTTTCCATTGTTTTGACCAGGCTGTTACAGTCCAGGCTGCTCCAGCCAAACAGGTAAAGGTCGAAAATGGCGGTGATGATGAAGACGACGACATTGACTTGTTCGGCAGTGATGAGGAAGACGAGGAGGCAGCACGCATCAAGCAGGAGCGCCTGGATGCTTACGCAGCCAAGAAGTCCAAGAAACCTGCCCTCATCGCCAAGTCATCTATCCTGTTGGACGTTAAGCCCGTACGTGTCCTCTTGAACTGTATCATGTAGCTCTTATTAATATGCTAGTTTCATTGCAGTTGTGTTCTCATATAAAGAAGCCAcagttgtgggaaaaaaagttgaTTAAAATTAGGACATTTGTGTTCTTAGGACATGAATTTATTGATATACtgattgactttttttcttgtttgggaaaaggtgaaaaaaaaaaacttgcaggAAGTTTGGACGTTTTGTCCTTTAATTTCATCTTATTAGATCTACTTCAGTATTTTCAAATCAGAAACACAAGATATCAATTAACTGAACTTCAACAAAATCACAATTTAAACatgcatgtcatcaaaataggAAAGTAAACCGTGTCATTCAACTTGTGATGTTTTGCTGCAAACTGTTGAACTGAGTCTTTATGGCTTTCATTAAATCAGTGCTCTTTGTGTCCCTTCCCTCCCTGTGCTCCCTTAGTGGGATGATGAGACTGATATGGCGAAGCTGGAGGAGTGTGTGCGCTCAGTGCAGATGGACGGGCTCCTGTGGGGAGCATCCAAACTGGTGCCAGTGGGCTACGGCATCAAGAAGCTGCAGATCAACTGTGTGGTTGAGGACGACAAAGTAGGCACTGACATCCTAGAAGAGGAGATCACTAAGTTTGAAGACTATGTAAGTAACAACCACTTCAATATAACTTGTTCACCCTAATGAAATATATGAAATGATTTCACATACCTTGAGTGGTACCGAGCAATGTTGGGTAGCTCTGATTTAAGACATCTATCTTGtacatttctggctccaaactTTGGAGCTAAATGGAATTTAATTTGTAGTGCTCACAAAATTGGGAAATTCCAATACAAGATTCAACAGCAACATATATACACAAGAAATAAGGTTACAAAGGTAATTTGAGAACTTGTCTAGCTGCATTGCAGTAATCTGGTTATTTTAAATCTGTGTATACAACACCAGTCAAAAGTTTGTTgacttattatgacttttttttcaatatactatatgctatgacatttttatgacttttttctcgacatactatggcattttttatgacattttctcaacatactatacgatgacatttttatgacttttttcccgacatactatggcttttttatgactttttcatgacatactatactatggcattttttatgactttttctcaacatactatactatgacatttttatgacttttttctcgacatactatactgtgacatttttatgactttttcatgacatactatactatggcattttttgtgactttttctcaacatattatactatgacatttttatgaattttttctccacatactatactatgacatttttatgacttttctcgacatactatactgtgacatttttatgactttttcatgactttttctcaacatactatactatgacatttttatgacttttctcgacatactatactgtgacatttttataactttttcatgactttttctcgacatactacactatggcattttttatgacttttactcaacatactatactatgacatttttatgaaatttttctcgacatagtatactatggcattttttatgactttaactcaacatactatactatgacattttgatgaaatttttctcgacatactatactatgacatttttgactttttcatgactttttctcaacatactatactatggcattttttgacttttttctcgacatactatactatgacatttttatgactttttcatgacatactatactgtgacatttttatgactttttcatgacatactatactatgacatttttatgactttttcatgacatactatactgtgacatttttatgaattttttctccacatactatactgtgacatttttatgacttttttctcgacatactatactgtgacatttttatgactttttctcgacatactatactatgacgtttttatgactttcatgactttttcatgacattctatactacggcatttttttttttactttttctcgacatactatactatggcatttttatgactttttcatgactttttctcgacatactatactatgacgtttttatgactttcatgactttttcatgacattctatactacggcatttttttttttactttttctcgacatactatactatggcattttttatgactttttcatgactttttctcaacatactatgacatttttatgactttttcatgacttttcatggcattttttatgacttttactCAACATactctatgacatttttatgaaatttttctcgacatactatactatggcattttttatgactttgactcaacatactatactatgacatttttgtgaattttttctcaacatactatactatggcattttttatgacttttttctcgacgtactatactatggcattttttttcttactttttctcaacatactatactatggcatttttggTACTATGGTACTTTTTCTCGacatactatggcttttttttcttactttttctcaacatactatactatgacattttttatgactctTTTCTCGACATACTATAGTGTCAAAACTTTGAGAACCCGTGATCTAATGAGGTGTTGCTgcttaatgtctttttttcctcaaaataatTGTCCAATGCAGTGAGTATCACAGATTAAATTCCATTCTCTTCCACTGTATTGGGGTGGAGGCAAAAATATATCTCACATATTTGTGATTTGGGGTTACCCAAACTTAAAATGGATCTTCTTCCAGGAAAAAATAGTCGAGTCTATGTTTTTTTGCTAAATATGCTTGTTCCTTTCTGGTGGAgagttaaataaaattaataccACTCTGTCCATGAAATGTAAGGCCTTAGTCAATAAGCTTATTTCAGCACAATATCAAGAAGTTGGGGGGAGTAGCCAGCAAAATCTGCCTACTAGCACCAGGGTTATGTGTGCATTTCTTGGCTGAGAGTACATAACCTTCTCTAAAATGGCGTATGAGGTTTCTACACTAACACTTTTTCTATGATGTAAACAAAGTTACAGCGTGTAAATTAGAGAGCATTAGAGGTGGTtgtaggtggattttgtaacCTCTGGAAAGAGCCAGGTAAGATGTTTCCGGTCTTTGAGCTGAGCTAAGTGTCTGCTGGCTGTCACTTAAGATTGATACCACACTCTGATCTATGTTATCTAAATTTCTGCTGGAAAGTGAATAAGCGTattaacaaaaatgtaaaacttttgCTTTACATGTTGAGAGGGAATAATATAcatgaatcatgaaaaaactcaGTCTGTGGATGTGTTTGTCATTAAATGCTTTATTATTGACTTTAAATAGAATAACTTTAATAGCACAATAAATCACTGTATAACATAATATCACATAAATATACAgattgacttttttctcttttctccctctgcAGGTCCAGAGTGTCGATGTCGCCGCCTTCAACAAGATCTAAGCTCCACCAGCTGTTTACTAGCTCCCCCAAAGTGTTTCTGCTGCTCCAGGCTTGCACGGTTATTAAAATGCTGCATTTTGAGCACAACCCTGTCTGTTTCATTATTATTCTCaaacaaatattttcaactcCACACACACTTGAGAACTGCTATGCTTAATGGAGTATAGTCATCTTTACAATTAAGGAGAGCACAGCCTCAAAGAAGAGCTCAAACCCACCCAAAATCCTGGGTATACCGGCTGGGTGAATGTAGCCTTGACTTTATGGAGCAAAACCATTGTATCAGAAACATTATAGAAAGACAAAGTCCCACCCCTGAAGTCCAGATACACTCCTATCCTGCTGCAGCAAGGTGTGGTGATGCTCACTCTCTCCTTGTTGTGCTGAAATGAGCAGTCTGAGTAAGAGCAGTCCAGGCTCCAGGATTTGGAGTTGTGTCCAAGCTTGCAGTCACTCCCTTCTCCACTCCTGCCCATGTTTTTGTAGCAGACACCAATGGAAACCCCTCCATTACCAGcccactccacctcccagtagCAACGTCCAGCCATTCCAGCTTTGCACAGCACCTGGGCCCAGCTGGTGAAGCGATGTGGGTGGTCAGGGTAGGGCTGTGGCTCTAAGCGTGTGGTCACCCCTCTTCGACCATCAGAGAAGCACAGATAAGGGTTGGCTGTGTTTGGGTCCAGGCTTATATCATTGTAATCTAAAATAACAGTGGATGCACATTGTTAAATACCAACTATCAGTCCTTGGATTCATAAAGATGGATGTCAGTAATCATATCGAACAATTTTACTCACAATGCAGAAAATCAGCTCTCATCTTGGGTTCTGAGTCGTATGGTATTTCAGTGTCTTTTGATACTAAAAACATAAATGGGATATTATAACCATGACTTTTTAAAGGACAAGacattttaaattacttttttatggcataatgacatttttatgacttttcatgacatactatacgatgacatttttatgatgtttttcatgtcatgaaaaactaaaaaaaaagtcatagtatagtatgtcataaagaagttacagaaaatgttacagtatatagcatgtcatgaaaagtcaaaaatgtcatagcataacatttaataaaaaaacatcacagtatactgtcatgaaaaagaaaaaacactagTATGTCAAACAAAAGTCATAAACAAtatatcatgaaaaatgtcagtatagtatatcatgaaaaaagtcaacatagtatggtatgtaatgaaaaagtcaaaaacagtatagtatgtcatcaaaaaattaaaaaaacagtatagtatgtcatgaaagaatcaaaacgtcatagtttgaatgtcatgaaaaagtcatgaaaaaaacatcatagtatggtatgttgtcaaaatgtcataaaaaaacagcattgTACGTCATGAAAAAGCCATAAAAAActtcatggtatagtatgtagagaaaaagtcataaaaatgtcacagtatactatgtcataaaaaagtcataaagaaCATCATAGTAATGTATGTCACAAAAAAGccacacaaaaaaagtcatagtactgtatgtcataaaaaagacaaaaaaatgtcatagtatagtatgtcgagaaaaagtcataaaaatgtcatagtatagtatgtcatgaaaaacattaaaaaaacgtcatagtatagtatgtcataaaaaatgtcatagtattgtatgtcatcaaaatgtcattaaaaaatgtcagtatgttgtcaaaaaccatgaaatgaagtcatagtatagcatgtcataaaaaactaaaaaacaaggtcatagtatagtatgtcgagaaagtcataaaaaaagtcttaatatagtatgtcatgacaaaaaaaatcataaaaaacatagtatagcatgtcgagaAAGTCATAAcaaaagtcttagtatagtatgtcatgacaaaaaaaatcataaaaaagccatagtatagcatgtcataaaaaatcaaaaaaaagtcatggtatagtatgtcatgaaaaaaataataaaaaatgtcatagtatagtatgtcataacaaagtcataaaaaacatcatagtactgtatgtcataaaaaagccacaaaaaacgtcatactataatatgtcatgaaaaacatcattaaaaaaacgtcatactatagtatgttatgaaaaagtcaaaaaagtaatagtatagtatgtcatgaaaaagtcataaaaatttcatagtatagtatgtcatgaaaaacatcattaaaaatatgtcatagtatagtatgtcatgaaaaagtcaaaaaatgtcatagtatagtgtgtcatgaaaaagtcataaaaaacgtcatagtatagtatgtcatgaaaaagtcataaaaatgtcagtatagtatgtcatgaaaaacattaaaaaaatgtcatagta includes the following:
- the eef1da gene encoding eukaryotic translation elongation factor 1 delta a (guanine nucleotide exchange protein) isoform X4, which translates into the protein MSGLQCLASENIWFDKHRYDEAERRFYEGVNGPSQQVKSTLQHAKGRQQKRQHRNSSSHAGGDQELVSRMKSMELENQTLHKVVAEMRAALLKLESRVAVLEKNPAAVPCAKAVTVQAAPAKQVKVENGGDDEDDDIDLFGSDEEDEEAARIKQERLDAYAAKKSKKPALIAKSSILLDVKPWDDETDMAKLEECVRSVQMDGLLWGASKLVPVGYGIKKLQINCVVEDDKVGTDILEEEITKFEDYVQSVDVAAFNKI
- the eef1da gene encoding eukaryotic translation elongation factor 1 delta a (guanine nucleotide exchange protein) isoform X6; amino-acid sequence: MSGLQCLASENIWFDKHRYDEAERRFYEGVNGPSQQSSSHAGGDQELVSRMKSMELENQTLHKVVAEMRAALLKLESRVAVLEKNPAAVPCAKAVTVQAAPAKQVKVENGGDDEDDDIDLFGSDEEDEEAARIKQERLDAYAAKKSKKPALIAKSSILLDVKPWDDETDMAKLEECVRSVQMDGLLWGASKLVPVGYGIKKLQINCVVEDDKVGTDILEEEITKFEDYVQSVDVAAFNKI
- the eef1da gene encoding eukaryotic translation elongation factor 1 delta a (guanine nucleotide exchange protein) isoform X5, with protein sequence MPKQSTNMSGLQCLASENIWFDKHRYDEAERRFYEGVNGPSQQSSSHAGGDQELVSRMKSMELENQTLHKVVAEMRAALLKLESRVAVLEKNPAAVPCAKAVTVQAAPAKQVKVENGGDDEDDDIDLFGSDEEDEEAARIKQERLDAYAAKKSKKPALIAKSSILLDVKPWDDETDMAKLEECVRSVQMDGLLWGASKLVPVGYGIKKLQINCVVEDDKVGTDILEEEITKFEDYVQSVDVAAFNKI
- the eef1da gene encoding eukaryotic translation elongation factor 1 delta a (guanine nucleotide exchange protein) isoform X3 — encoded protein: MPKQSTNMSGLQCLASENIWFDKHRYDEAERRFYEGVNGPSQQVKSTLQHAKGRQQKRQHRNSSSHAGGDQELVSRMKSMELENQTLHKVVAEMRAALLKLESRVAVLEKNPAAVPCAKAVTVQAAPAKQVKVENGGDDEDDDIDLFGSDEEDEEAARIKQERLDAYAAKKSKKPALIAKSSILLDVKPWDDETDMAKLEECVRSVQMDGLLWGASKLVPVGYGIKKLQINCVVEDDKVGTDILEEEITKFEDYVQSVDVAAFNKI